The following are from one region of the Dreissena polymorpha isolate Duluth1 chromosome 2, UMN_Dpol_1.0, whole genome shotgun sequence genome:
- the LOC127870001 gene encoding SPRY domain-containing SOCS box protein 3-like produces MDAETDEYNVADERPSSSSAELDYESDESGETGDGSDRDEVLSQLSVSSVKPVKGESFCDCYKTGREKECVCGEDDSYFEWTWDSMSKSAASFLKHDQREVVFHVDYSCGTAAVRGNQPMVDDQYYWEVKMTTPVYGTDMMVGVGTVDLDLNKYRHKFCSLVGRDGDSWGLSYTGMLHNKGQKLPYASKFGQGTIIGVHLDMWHGTLSFYKNRKPLGIAYRGLQGKKLYPVVSSTAARSGMKVIKCRSFKTSLQFMCCQVLRTVIPRHLDVLQVIAMPPGLREFLENNISWLLQPNPVERLAPSYSDVFRSRGTKRKYSSSEEDCDDGPSSSKSSR; encoded by the exons ATGGATGCAGAGACAGATGAATATAATGTGGCCGATGAACGTCCTTCAAGCTCCAGTGCAGAACTAGATTATGAGTCCGACGAAAGCGGAGAAACAGGCGATGGTTCTGACAGAGATGAAGTCTTGTCCCAGCTGTCTGTCAGCTCAGTCAAACCCGTGAAAGGCGAATCATTTTGTGATTGTTACAAGACTGGGAGAGAAAAAGAGTGTGTCTGTGGAGAGGATGAttcat ACTTTGAATGGACATGGGACAGTATGTCAAAGTCTGCTGCTAGTTTTCTGAAGCACGATCAACGGGAAGTGGTGTTCCATGTGGACTACAGCTGTGGAACAGCCGCTGTACGGGGAAACCAACCAATGGTGGACGACCAGTATTACTGGGAGGTGAAAATGACCACACCTGTATATGGCACGGATATG ATGGTTGGAGTGGGAACAGTTGATTTAGATCTGAACAAGTACCGCCACAAGTTCTGCAGCCTTGTAGGTAGGGATGGAGATAGTTGGGGACTATCCTACACAGGCATGTTGCACAACAAGGGTCAGAAGCTGCCATACGCCAGCAAGTTTGGCCAGGGTACCATTATTGGAGTGCATCTTGATATGTGGCATGGGActttgtcattctataaaaacagAAAACCATTAG GAATTGCATATAGGGGTTTGCAAGGAAAGAAACTGTACCCAGTGGTCTCGTCTACTGCAGCTCGCAGTGGTATGAAAGTGATCAAGTGTAGATCCTTTAAGACATCGCTTCAGTTTATGTGCTGCCAAGTTCTGAGAACAGTTATTCCAAGACATCTGGATGTTCTTCAGGTTATAGCAATGCCCCCTGGACTCCGAGAATTCCTAGAAAATAATATAAGCTGGTTGTTGCAGCCAAACCCTGTAGAAAGACTTGCACCTTCATATTCTGATGTGTTTCGTAGTCGAGGAACCAAAAGAAAATATTCTAGTTCAGAAGAAGACTGTGATGATGGGCCATCAAGCAGTAAATCTTCACGATAA